The sequence TCCGACTGGATTCCATTTTGTGTATTAGTTTGAAAACTGGTTCCACCTAAATTGGCTTGGACTCCCACACTCAGTCCATAAATTTCATTCTGAAGAGGGAAACCTGCATTTCCATTTTTTCCAACATATCCACCTAATACTAGTTTTGGTTTCCAATCATTCTCCAAACTGTCTTCTTCTAGTTCTGTTAACTCAATTTGTAGTCTCAGTTTTTTCCGAAGTGGGTGATTTTCATTGGGAGCCATTAAATTGGAACTTGGATCAAACAATCGGATACGTTCCGTAAATCCTCCTGCTAAGGTAATACGAACATTAGGATCAAGCGACATTGCCTGTTGTAATTCTAGGACTGCCAATTTTTTGTTTGTATTGGAGTGAATCTGTTTAGATTGAAATTCAACTTCCCAAACTTTTCGCCATTCAGATTCTCCGTTTGAAGATAACCCAAGTTCCAATTCTTTTTTTCGTTTTTTTTGTTCTAGTTTGTAACGGTCCGACCTAAGTTGATAGATCAAATCAACTAACATTCGTTTTTGGAAGGAAAGATAGGAAAGGGAAATTGATTTAAATATTTTTTCTCGAAGGAGTTTTTTCTCTTCCGAATGAATGAGTCTCCGAATTTCTAATTTTTGTTTTTCTCTTTCAGTTTCTCCTCCATCATACAATAGTTGTTGGATTTGCAAACGAACATCGCGGTATTCCTGATCGATCTGTTCTGGATTTTTTGAGAAAATTCCAAAATAATGGACTCCTAATTTGGGAAGGTATTGTTTCCATTTTTCTCGAGTTAGGATCGGAAATATTTCAGAACGAACCTGCTCCAAACCTAAACTTCCATTCCGTTCCATCCCAATCCAAACACAATCTTCCCAGAACAAATTGTCCTCTGCCATCAAGGGATAAAAAAGAAATCCCAGAAAAAAACATATGGAAAAAAACTAAGACCACATATCAGAAGATAGGTGGTAAATTTATAAATTGGTCCTAACAAACCGTTATTGTAGGGGAATTTTTGATTTTTTTTTTAGTTTTTTTAGCTTGTAAGAGGAGTGAGTTCTACTATAAAAGTGGCATGATTCGATTCACTGTGTCCATTTTGTTTCTTTTTTTGACCACAACCCTCGCAGCAGAGGAAGTGGGGATTATTAGTTTCATTCAAGGAACAAACTACGTTTCAGGACCACGTTTCAAAAAGGCGAAAGAGCCGGTAAAGTTAGGTAGTATCCTAAAAAAAGGGGATACAATCACAACAGAAAACGGAACTTGCGAGATCCAATTGGCAACGCAAGCAACAGTTCGTTTGTCAAAATATTCATCTGTCCTAATCGAAGACCTTCTCAATCCAAAATCCAAATCCACTACCCTAAAACTTGTGGGCGGAAAATTATTTGTCAAAGCGCACAAACCAGGGCCTGGAGTTCCAAGCCAAAACCAACTCAG is a genomic window of Leptospira bourretii containing:
- a CDS encoding TolC family protein; the encoded protein is MAEDNLFWEDCVWIGMERNGSLGLEQVRSEIFPILTREKWKQYLPKLGVHYFGIFSKNPEQIDQEYRDVRLQIQQLLYDGGETEREKQKLEIRRLIHSEEKKLLREKIFKSISLSYLSFQKRMLVDLIYQLRSDRYKLEQKKRKKELELGLSSNGESEWRKVWEVEFQSKQIHSNTNKKLAVLELQQAMSLDPNVRITLAGGFTERIRLFDPSSNLMAPNENHPLRKKLRLQIELTELEEDSLENDWKPKLVLGGYVGKNGNAGFPLQNEIYGLSVGVQANLGGTSFQTNTQNGIQSEGNGIQRIPGYGPQPVGPGENSFQSGSIGLFDDFGRNKKIFDSKMSLLQAKADWKQSEIGFLNQVQSIEIKLNELYQKYNLYLENTKSNLNQQKAKREERKFGLISEIEYLKSEEEVFVSLESVLEPYFQYISTALELVLLLGENPFDNRYYLVESKRIPSDLSKVLDDWKEIPQDEKINEPIQKKPYPFLMEDPYETR
- a CDS encoding FecR family protein yields the protein MIRFTVSILFLFLTTTLAAEEVGIISFIQGTNYVSGPRFKKAKEPVKLGSILKKGDTITTENGTCEIQLATQATVRLSKYSSVLIEDLLNPKSKSTTLKLVGGKLFVKAHKPGPGVPSQNQLSVVNPSFVAGVRGTEFLAATPDTGGVNEDLTEVETGVYVNEGTVAVSPDKKGKQTLIAENEEIVVSGKGLKKQILDEFVKDKMRIFEEFKAIKEENYQRIKEQYEKNDQLMNEYKGQGSGDE